A stretch of DNA from Natrinema salaciae:
GTGCCGGCGGCGATCCGTCGATGGGCGAGCGCGCGACCGAGATGGCTCAGGGCACGATCAAGGAGGTACTCGGCGACGCGGACCTCGTGTTCGTGACTGCCGGAATGGGCGGTGGCACCGGCACGGGTGCCGCCCCCGTCGTCTCGAAGATCGCCAAAGAGCAGGGCGCGATCGTCGTCGGGATGGTCTCGACGCCGTTCAACGTCGAGCGAGCCCGCACGGTGAAAGCCGAGGAAGGCCTAGAGAAGCTGCGCGAGCAGGCGGACTCGATCATCGTGCTGGACAACAACCGGTTGCTCGATTACGTCCCGAACCTGCCGATCGGGAAGGCGTTCTCGGTGATGGACCAGATCATCGCCGAGACCGTCAAGGGGATCTCGGAGACGATCACCCAGCCCTCGCTGATCAACCTGGACTACGCCGACATGTCCACGATCATGAACCAGGGCGGCGTCGCGGTGATGCTCGTCGGCGAGACCCAGGACAAGAACAAGACCGACGAGGTCGTCAAGGACGCGATGAACCACCCGCTGCTGGACGTCGACTACCGCGGTGCCTCGGGCGGACTCGTCCACATCACTGGCGGCCCCGACCTCACGCTGAAAGAGGCCGAGGGCATCGCCGACAACATCACGGAGCGCCTCGAAGCCAGTGCGAACGTCATCTGGGGCGCCCGGATTCAGGAGAACTACAAGGGCAAGGTGCGGGTCATGGCGATCATGACCGGCGTCCAGAGCGCGCAAGTGCTCGGACCGACGACCCAGAAGCAGGCCGACAAATCGCGCCAGAGCATCGAGGGCGTGACCGAAGCCGAGTTCGACGCGAGCAACAACGTCGAGAACGCGGGCTCCGGATTCGGCGCGCAGAGCGACGGCGGCCGCGAAGAAGTCGAGCGACAGAACGGCGTCGACGTGATCCGATAATCGAAGCGGCAGACCGTCCGGCGCGATCACGCGATTGACACACCACCGTCGCGCCGGCCGGGAATCGGTCTCACGGATCGCGTTTCTCGAAAGCGAACTGCTATTCGCGAGTGGCGACGCGCTCGCGACGCGGCCCGTTCGTCGACGTCCCGACGATCGAGAAGGGTTCGAATTCGGTCACGATATGCATTAGAAGTGCCGTTTACGGCCGTATACGGGATAGGACCGATCGGAACTCGTTCGAGTCGACGAGAGACGTGCCGCTGTGAGTCAGACCAGCGACTCGAGCAGCGAACACTTGCGACAGACCTCGCGCGTCGTCGTCGAGCCGCACTCGACGCACTCCCGGAGGTCGGCCCCGTCGTCGCCGGCGTACGTCTCGGCGGCAATTCCCGCGAGTTCCTCGTACCCCGAGAGGATCGAGTGGCGAGTGCCGGGGTGGTTCTCCTCCAGGTCGTAGAGGAGCTGCTGGATCTCGCCGCGGTAGGCCTCGCTGGCGTGGGGGCACTCGGTGATGTGGGCCGGCAGATCGTTGATGTGGGCATAGAGCGCGACCTCTTTCTCGGGAACGTCGCGAAGCGGTTTTGCGCGGGGAACGAATTCGTTCTGCTCCTCGCGCTCCGAGAGCGGGCCGAGGCTGGCGTCGAAGTGTTTCGCGACCTGTTCGACGTCCCCCTCGAGGAAGTTCATGAGCGCGGTCTGGGCCTCGTCGTCGAGATTGTGGCCCGTCAGGAGGAGATCGGCCTCGAGCTCGTCGGCGTAGTTCGAGAGGAGGTCGCGCCGGAAGACGCCACAGTAGGCGCAGGCGGCCATGTTCTCGGGATCGTCCTCGACGACGTCGTCCATCCGAACGCCGAACTCGTCCTCGTAGGTGACGAGTTCGTGGCGGATATCGAGGTCGTCGGTGAGTTCGACGCACGCCTCGACGGACTCGTCCCGGTAGCCCTCGATCCCCTCGTGAATCGTCAGCCCGACGAGTTCGATGCGGGGGTCCTCGGCGAAGGTGTCGTGGAGGATCTGCGTGAGGACGACGCTGTCTTTCCCGCCGGAGAGTCCGATCACCCAGGTCTGGGGGTTCTCGGGTGTCGCGTCGTGGGGAACGAGATCGTCCCGTCGGACCCGGCGGCGCACCCGCTTCTCGACCGATTCGCGGAAGTGATCCGCACAGAGGTGTGCCCCGGAGTAGGCGGCGTGCATGACCGCCTGCTCGCCGCAGCGGTTACAGTCCATTAGCGGTCCGTTGTCGGTCGCCGCCAATCACGGTTTCGTCTGGCGAAGGCGACTGGCGGCGTCTCACGACGAGGTCGCTGTCTTACGCTCGACGTGAGACGGTCGGATCTCCCGCGATCGCGTCGTTCGAAACGCCCTTCCGCGCTCCTCGAGTCGGCGCGCACATGGTGATATACGATCGATCACCGTCGACCGCGACCGAGCTGATCGACGAGTTCGACGGCGGCGTCGGCTGGTTCGCCCATCCGAACGAAACCGGGCTGCGTGCGAGCCACGCCCTGCTGGGCGACGACGGCGGCGTCTGGCTGTTCGATCCCCTCTGGGCACCCGGGATCGACAAGGAGATCGGCGCGCTCGGCGACGTCGCGGGCGTCGTCGTCTGTTCGGCCTACCACGCTCGAGACGCCGATCGGTTCGCTCGCCGGTTCGACGTTCCCGTCGCCGTTCCGCGGTGGCTGGACAGGGTTCCGGCGCGTCTCGACGCACCGCTCGAGCGGTTCGATGGCGCACTCGGGACCTCGGGATTTCGAGTCCGGGAGGTGAGCCCGCTCCCGGGCTGGTCCGAGGCGATCGCCTACCGGCGGTCCGACGGGACGCTGTACGTTCCGGACCTCCTCGGAACCGCGCCGCCGTATCTGGTCGGCGACGAACGGCTCGCGGTGTACCTCCTGCTCCGGCCGGTCGTTCCGACGGCGGTCTTCGAGGGGATCGCACCGGAGCGGATCCTCGTCGGCCACGGGACGGGCGTGTTCGCCGACGCCGCGAGCACCCTCGCGGACGCGCTCGCGACTGCGCGACGGCGGTTCCCGCGGGCGCTACTCGAGGGACGGTCGCAACTGCGTGCACTGGTCGACGCGATCTGAGCAAGGCTGCCGGCTGTGACGTACGGCGTCAGACGGTGACCCGCGCTCGCTCTTCGACGGCACTGGAGCCCTCCTCGAGGGCGGTCAGCAGGAGGTCGACGTACCGATCCCGGCCGGCGGAGGAGAACAGTTCGTGGCCACCGTTGTAGAGGACGACGTGTTCGGCGGGAACCCGCTCGCCGATCGGTCGGAGATTCACGACGGGATCGCGCAGCGAGCAGAAGACGACCGCGTCGTGGTCGATCGTCAACAGCTCGTCCTGCGCGCGGCGCGTCTCTCGGACGAACGCGGGCGAGACCCACGAGGGGGTCGTCGCGAGCTGGTGATCGGTCGCCCGCTCGCCCAGCGCCTCCCTGTCGAGCCCGCTGACCGGCAGACACGGGAACGTGGTCGGAATCTTCGACATCCCGTCCAGCACGGGCTCGGGGAGTCCCTCACCGTATCCCCACCACGGACTCAGGTAGACGTGGTTGTCCGCGCCGTCCAGGGCCTGTGCGACGAGCGCGCCGGCGCTGTGAGCCAGCAGCTGGTACCCGTCGAAGTCGAGGACGTACTCGGCGATCGGCTCGAGCCAGTCGGCTTTGAAGTCGTCGATGTTGGTGGGGAGTTCGAACGCGTGGACTCGGTAGCCGGCCTCGGTCAACGTCCCGATGAGCCAGCTGACGTTCTCGTGGGTCCAGCGGTTGCCCCAGCCCATGACGAAGACGAGCTCTTCGTCGCCGTCCTCGTTGAAGATCCGGTGTCGCATAGGTTTCCGTTCGCCGCGAATCGATAAAAAACCTGATCTCTCGACGCACCGCTCGAGACGATCGCGGCTGCAACCTGCCGGTTTCGCGGCTCGAGCGCACCGGCGCACACCGCGAACCGCCGGGAGAGCCGCGATCGGCCGACTGAGAAACGACTTTGCGCCTCGAGCCCCAAGCGCGACCGATGAGTGGATTTGACCGCAGTGACGCGGTCGACCGCCTCGAGCGGCTGGTCGAGACCGTCGCGACCGACCGGATGCCGGTTCCCGTCCGGGAAGTGTGGGCGTTCGGCGACGTGGCGCTCGGCCTCGATCCGGTCGAGCGACTGGACGTCTACGTGACCAAGGACATCCTGCTGCGCGACGACAGCGAGTCCGCGCCCGCGAGCGCCGGCGGAGCGGCGTCGGACGCGGACCCCGAGGCCGAGTTCCGCGAGTCCCACGGCATCGAGGGCGTCGGCAAATCGGTCCGGGCCGACTGGGCGCGCGACCACCCGGCGTTCCTCCGGGCGAACAGGAACGGTCACGCCGCGCCCGAGCAGTGTCTCGCCGCCCACCTCCTCGAGGACGACGAACCGGTCCACCTCGAGGTCTGTAACTCCCCGTTCGAGGACAACGTCACCCAGCGGCTGCGCGGCGCGCGACTGCGCGAGGATTACACTCAGTTGCTCGATCCACGGGGGGTCTGTCTCTGGGCCGAGGGCACCAGGAGCGACGAGGCGTTCCGAAAACTCCGCGAGAGCGACCTGGCGCTGCCGACGCTGTCCGCCGCCCTCGAGATGCTCGGCATGGATGCGGACGAGGCCGAGACGGCCGCTCGAGAACTCCACGCCTGGCGCGAGCAACAAGACGGCGTGACCGTCCGCGGCGACGTCGTGTGACGCGGCCGGCCGTTACCGGTCGATCGGCGTCTCCTGTAAGTCCGCGACCGTCTCCCGAACCCGCTCGAGATACGTCGCGGTCGTCGCCCGGTCGACGTGGACGACGCCGCGCTGCCGATCGTGTTCGATCAGTCCGGCTTCGTCCAGTTTCGGGAGGTGCACGTGGCGGAGTTCCGTTGCGATCTCCCGACGATCGGGGTCCGCCGCGGCCGTCTCCGGCGCTCGATCGACGACGTAGTCGACGAGCTCCTCGTGCGTAGCGGTGTCGGCCGTCGTTCGCATCGCGTACCGACAGATCGACCGCCGGTACGGATCGTTCAACGCGTCGAACGACGGATCGATCGGTACGGGTTCCACATCGTCCTCCGCGTCCCGGTCGCTCATTGTTCAGCAATGCTCACTTCTGTCGGATAGGTGCGGCGCGGAAGTATTCACGCCCTTTATCCGAGTTCGCGATCGTCGCGGACGGCCGGCCGAAACTGGGAAACCGAACCGATACCTATCACCGGTAGTTCGCCAGTATGCTCCTCGCTACGCTCGTTGTCGACTATCCTATTCTTCGGGAAACGCTGTCGCACGCACCGAACGCGAACGTCACGTGGGAACAGTCCGATCTCACAGAAGCCGGCGGCCATCAGATGCTCATCTGGGTCGAAGGCGACGACGACACGTTCGCCGCGTTCGACGCCGGTCTCGAGAGCGACCCGACCGTCACCGTCCCCGACCGCGTGGTCGAGGTCGACGATCGCCGGCTCTACCGGCTCGAGTTGACGGCCGACGGCCATCGGAGGAGCGTCTACCCGACCGTGATCGAAGAGGGCGGGGTCCTTCAGGAAGTGACCGCAACGGCGGAGGGCTGGTACTTTCGCATCGCCTTCCCCAGCGACGAGGCCCTCGAGCGGTTTCACGCCTTCTTCGTGGATCGCGACCTGGACGTCGAACTCCGGAAACTGCACGAAACCCGAGAGGGCGTCGACGGATCGGGAACGCGTTCCGCGTTCGGGGTGACCGAGAGGCAGCGCGAGGCGCTCGTCGCCGCGGTCGACGCCGGCTACCTCGACATTCCGCGATCGTGTTCGCTAGCCGAACTCGGAGAGCAGCTC
This window harbors:
- the ftsZ gene encoding cell division protein FtsZ, translating into MQDIVQDALENAEEEAREMDASMGDDEFGEPRIVIVGCGGAGNNTINRLYNIGVDGADTVAINTDKQHLKMIEADTKILVGKSLTNGLGAGGDPSMGERATEMAQGTIKEVLGDADLVFVTAGMGGGTGTGAAPVVSKIAKEQGAIVVGMVSTPFNVERARTVKAEEGLEKLREQADSIIVLDNNRLLDYVPNLPIGKAFSVMDQIIAETVKGISETITQPSLINLDYADMSTIMNQGGVAVMLVGETQDKNKTDEVVKDAMNHPLLDVDYRGASGGLVHITGGPDLTLKEAEGIADNITERLEASANVIWGARIQENYKGKVRVMAIMTGVQSAQVLGPTTQKQADKSRQSIEGVTEAEFDASNNVENAGSGFGAQSDGGREEVERQNGVDVIR
- a CDS encoding alpha/beta fold hydrolase; the protein is MRHRIFNEDGDEELVFVMGWGNRWTHENVSWLIGTLTEAGYRVHAFELPTNIDDFKADWLEPIAEYVLDFDGYQLLAHSAGALVAQALDGADNHVYLSPWWGYGEGLPEPVLDGMSKIPTTFPCLPVSGLDREALGERATDHQLATTPSWVSPAFVRETRRAQDELLTIDHDAVVFCSLRDPVVNLRPIGERVPAEHVVLYNGGHELFSSAGRDRYVDLLLTALEEGSSAVEERARVTV
- the ncsA gene encoding tRNA 2-thiolation protein NcsA, giving the protein MDCNRCGEQAVMHAAYSGAHLCADHFRESVEKRVRRRVRRDDLVPHDATPENPQTWVIGLSGGKDSVVLTQILHDTFAEDPRIELVGLTIHEGIEGYRDESVEACVELTDDLDIRHELVTYEDEFGVRMDDVVEDDPENMAACAYCGVFRRDLLSNYADELEADLLLTGHNLDDEAQTALMNFLEGDVEQVAKHFDASLGPLSEREEQNEFVPRAKPLRDVPEKEVALYAHINDLPAHITECPHASEAYRGEIQQLLYDLEENHPGTRHSILSGYEELAGIAAETYAGDDGADLRECVECGSTTTREVCRKCSLLESLV
- a CDS encoding DUF7095 family protein — translated: MSGFDRSDAVDRLERLVETVATDRMPVPVREVWAFGDVALGLDPVERLDVYVTKDILLRDDSESAPASAGGAASDADPEAEFRESHGIEGVGKSVRADWARDHPAFLRANRNGHAAPEQCLAAHLLEDDEPVHLEVCNSPFEDNVTQRLRGARLREDYTQLLDPRGVCLWAEGTRSDEAFRKLRESDLALPTLSAALEMLGMDADEAETAARELHAWREQQDGVTVRGDVV
- a CDS encoding DUF7344 domain-containing protein, encoding MSDRDAEDDVEPVPIDPSFDALNDPYRRSICRYAMRTTADTATHEELVDYVVDRAPETAAADPDRREIATELRHVHLPKLDEAGLIEHDRQRGVVHVDRATTATYLERVRETVADLQETPIDR
- a CDS encoding helix-turn-helix domain-containing protein, yielding MLLATLVVDYPILRETLSHAPNANVTWEQSDLTEAGGHQMLIWVEGDDDTFAAFDAGLESDPTVTVPDRVVEVDDRRLYRLELTADGHRRSVYPTVIEEGGVLQEVTATAEGWYFRIAFPSDEALERFHAFFVDRDLDVELRKLHETREGVDGSGTRSAFGVTERQREALVAAVDAGYLDIPRSCSLAELGEQLDISPNATSERFRRGVRSLVENTVYPDDESSN